In a genomic window of Thermosynechococcus sp. CL-1:
- a CDS encoding phycocyanin subunit beta, which translates to MLDAFAKVVAQADARGEFLTNAQFDALSNLVKEGNKRLDAVNRITSNASTIVANAARALFAEQPQLIQPGGNAYTNRRMAACLRDMEIILRYVTYAILAGDSSVLDDRCLNGLRETYQALGTPGSSVAVAIQKMKDAAIAIANDPNGITPGDCSALMSEIAGYFDRAAAAVA; encoded by the coding sequence ATGCTAGATGCATTTGCCAAAGTTGTCGCTCAGGCCGATGCCCGCGGTGAATTCCTCACCAACGCCCAGTTCGATGCCCTGTCCAACTTGGTGAAAGAAGGCAACAAGCGTCTGGATGCCGTCAACCGCATCACCAGCAATGCCTCCACGATCGTTGCTAACGCTGCTCGTGCCCTCTTTGCAGAGCAACCCCAACTGATCCAACCCGGTGGGAATGCTTACACCAACCGTCGTATGGCTGCTTGCCTGCGCGACATGGAAATCATCTTGCGCTATGTGACCTACGCCATTTTGGCCGGTGACTCCAGCGTGCTCGATGATCGCTGCTTGAACGGTCTGCGGGAAACCTACCAAGCCCTTGGTACCCCCGGCTCCTCCGTGGCTGTGGCTATCCAAAAAATGAAAGATGCCGCGATCGCGATCGCCAATGATCCCAATGGCATCACCCCTGGCGATTGCAGTGCCCTGATGTCTGAGATTGCTGGCTACTTTGATCGTGCCGCTGCCGCTGTTGCCTAA
- a CDS encoding uracil-DNA glycosylase family protein, with protein MSEPLQFSLFDTPTEAEPAPATPLDAATYDQIPLRAEVPIPAGTYRDLEALAAHCQQCQRCGLAATRTHVVVSRGNPAAKLMIIGEGPGQAEDETGRPFVGKAGQLLDKILASVNLDSERDAYICNIVKCRPPGNRVPTPVEAAACLPYLLEQIRLVNPRIILLAGATAVSGLLKDNRGITKIRGQWIEWQGRWCMPIFHPAYLLRNNSREPGSPKWLTWQDMQAVRDRLRQLDA; from the coding sequence ATGAGTGAACCGTTGCAATTTAGCTTATTTGACACCCCCACCGAGGCCGAACCTGCACCAGCGACGCCCCTTGATGCTGCCACCTACGATCAAATTCCACTGCGGGCTGAGGTGCCCATTCCCGCCGGTACCTACCGCGACTTGGAGGCGCTTGCGGCGCATTGTCAGCAGTGTCAACGCTGTGGCTTAGCGGCCACCCGTACCCATGTGGTGGTCAGCCGGGGTAATCCCGCCGCCAAGCTGATGATTATTGGGGAAGGACCGGGTCAAGCGGAGGATGAAACGGGTCGCCCCTTTGTTGGCAAGGCAGGGCAGCTCCTCGATAAAATCCTTGCTTCGGTCAATCTCGACAGTGAGCGGGATGCCTATATTTGCAACATTGTTAAATGCCGTCCCCCTGGTAACCGTGTCCCAACACCCGTGGAAGCAGCGGCCTGTTTGCCCTACCTCCTAGAGCAGATTCGCTTAGTCAATCCCCGCATTATTCTGCTGGCGGGGGCAACGGCTGTCTCTGGATTGCTGAAAGATAATCGCGGCATTACCAAAATTCGTGGCCAGTGGATTGAATGGCAGGGACGCTGGTGTATGCCGATTTTTCATCCTGCTTATCTGTTGCGAAATAACTCGCGGGAGCCGGGCAGTCCCAAGTGGCTAACGTGGCAGGATATGCAAGCCGTGCGCGATCGCCTGCGCCAACTCGATGCTTAG
- a CDS encoding PadR family transcriptional regulator yields the protein MKLEDIYTFFRQPPPVYLSKEVAVCYVLYTLVEKGDSYGTALIQAIENEYPLYRLSDTVLYSALKFLEDEGIIDGYWKKVEGRGRPRRMYHIVGEKEQQARELSELWLRYLQEHPHRQE from the coding sequence ATGAAACTGGAAGATATCTACACCTTTTTCCGCCAGCCACCGCCTGTTTACCTGAGCAAGGAAGTTGCGGTGTGCTATGTGCTCTATACCCTTGTGGAAAAGGGGGACTCCTATGGCACGGCGCTGATTCAAGCCATTGAAAACGAATATCCTCTTTACCGCCTTTCTGATACGGTTCTTTACAGCGCCCTCAAATTCCTCGAGGATGAGGGAATTATTGATGGTTATTGGAAGAAGGTGGAAGGTCGCGGTCGGCCGCGGCGAATGTACCACATTGTTGGCGAAAAGGAGCAACAGGCGCGGGAACTTTCGGAGCTTTGGCTACGCTATTTGCAGGAACATCCCCACCGTCAGGAGTAA
- a CDS encoding 2'-5' RNA ligase family protein gives MNRRHYFIALLPNADIQAEVTRLKQYCCDRYQTQAALRSPPHVTLYPPFWWPHVAVADLEQALETFSRQAAPVELILNGFAAFPPRVIYIHVAATPDLKMLQANLVKSVAQPLNLPSTQRHPFTPHMTIAFRDLTKDNFRHAWADFQAQSFAARCWVSHLTLLVHNGRRWQIYREFLLRNLAPDAP, from the coding sequence ATGAACCGGCGGCATTACTTTATTGCTTTGTTGCCCAATGCTGACATTCAGGCTGAAGTCACCCGCCTCAAGCAGTATTGTTGCGATCGCTACCAAACCCAAGCAGCACTACGCTCCCCACCCCACGTCACCCTCTATCCCCCCTTTTGGTGGCCACATGTAGCAGTAGCAGATCTAGAGCAAGCCCTAGAAACCTTTTCCCGCCAAGCTGCTCCAGTGGAATTGATTCTCAATGGCTTTGCTGCCTTTCCGCCGCGGGTCATTTACATTCATGTTGCCGCCACCCCAGATCTGAAAATGCTCCAAGCCAACTTAGTTAAGAGCGTAGCTCAACCCTTGAACCTTCCCTCCACCCAGCGGCACCCTTTTACCCCCCACATGACGATCGCCTTTCGTGATTTAACCAAGGACAACTTTCGCCACGCTTGGGCAGACTTTCAAGCACAATCCTTTGCGGCTCGCTGTTGGGTATCCCACCTCACACTGCTGGTGCACAATGGCCGCCGCTGGCAGATTTATCGTGAATTTTTGTTAAGAAATCTTGCCCCTGATGCCCCTTGA
- a CDS encoding class I SAM-dependent methyltransferase has protein sequence MPLQRILEPEVMETPETAAAYDAMDFTAVNAVFCEDLAAVLASVEQPLKVLDVGTGNGRILQMLHQRYPHWQLTGIDLSPAMLAIARHHSPQLNFMQGDAKALPFAAASFDVVISNSLVHHLADPQPALGEMLRVLRPQGTLFIRDLCRPQTRAELQALVDQYAGQDTPQQRQLFADSLHAALTLTEMRDLFKTLPQPPQQWQATLTSDRHWTVVAQR, from the coding sequence ATGCCGCTGCAACGCATTCTTGAACCTGAGGTCATGGAAACGCCAGAAACGGCTGCCGCCTATGACGCCATGGATTTTACTGCCGTTAATGCCGTCTTCTGTGAAGATTTAGCCGCAGTCTTAGCCAGTGTTGAGCAACCTCTAAAAGTTTTAGATGTGGGTACAGGGAACGGGCGGATTCTGCAAATGCTGCATCAACGCTATCCCCATTGGCAACTAACAGGGATTGACCTCAGTCCAGCCATGCTGGCGATCGCCCGGCACCACAGTCCCCAATTAAACTTTATGCAAGGGGATGCCAAAGCCTTGCCCTTTGCCGCAGCGAGTTTTGATGTCGTTATCAGCAATAGCCTTGTCCATCACTTAGCCGATCCCCAGCCTGCCCTAGGGGAAATGCTGCGGGTGCTCCGTCCCCAAGGCACCCTGTTTATCCGCGATCTCTGTCGTCCGCAAACGCGGGCAGAACTGCAAGCCTTGGTTGACCAATATGCGGGTCAAGACACGCCCCAACAACGGCAACTGTTTGCCGATTCGCTCCATGCGGCACTGACCTTAACGGAAATGAGGGATCTGTTCAAAACCTTGCCGCAGCCGCCGCAGCAGTGGCAAGCCACCCTCACCTCCGATCGCCATTGGACCGTTGTGGCACAGCGCTAA